GTGTAGGTGATGTacatggaggaggaaaaagtgtTCAGCATCGAGCAGGTCACCGGTATGCTGCTGACCAAACTGAAGGAGACTGCTGAAAGTGCGCTGAAGAAGCCGGTTGCGGACTGTGTCATCTCGGTGAGCATCTCTGCAGACGTCTGCAGCGGTCTCATGGCCTCAGCAGGATGTCTTCAAATCTATAAAACTTCTAACAAAGATTTGTCAGTGCTGCGCATTCGTTTTCTGCTTTTCCATGTGTGAGTAGATGTCTTTTAGGCTTATTCTCGTGGCAATATATTTTATCTTGGGGGCTTTAAATGTCTGCAGAGGTGTTAATTTACTTGCTGGATCTCTTCAACCAGCTTATTTAAAGACTTGTCATAGGACTGACAGGGCTGCACTCTTATCACCGTACTTTCTGCCATTCTCTGTACCCAAATGCAATATGGCTTTTACATTTATATCCTGATATTTTGAGTGGAAGCTACTCATGTCACCCTCTCGCATTTTCAAGTAGTTTAGGTTAAAATATGCCTGGAGAAATCTGCCTCCCAGGTGTATAAATATATTACCACCTGTTCATGTGACATTTCGCTCTGAACACTTCACCAGATGTCTTCTGTGAAAGCTTTATTTCCTCCTGTGCACCTTGTCGGTGAAGAGTGggatgtgtgcgtgcgtgcgtgtgtgtgtgtgtgtgtgtgtgtattgctgTGGTTGGTAAATGAATTCACCAGCAGCATCTGTTATGTAATGTTACAGATCTCGCACAGAGGGGCTGTTGCTTTTACTGGCCCTAACTCTACAGTTTGCATCAGCCCTTCAGATGGACAACATGTTATTACCACTGTGGCCAATAGCTAATTTTAGCGCTTGAGCTTTTCCACAaggagatgttttgttttggcaccCAGAGAAACAGACACGGTAACGTTATCCAGACATCTCGTGATGCAGCCAATTCATTTCAGACATCTTTGCCgtcttttaaatgtcttacaGTAATAGtacgtgtgtttgtttcttacTCAGTGTTAGTTCCAGTTGAATCCGGTCAACACTAATATCTTCACTCACTGTGACTGCTTAATGATTTGtattaaaactgcattttccCCTCCCAGGTCCCGAGCTATTTCACTGATGCAGAGAGAAGGTCTGTGATGGACGCAGCTCAGATCGCCGGCCTCAACTGTCTACGACTAATGAATGAGACCACTGCAGGTACATTTATGTAAAGATCACCACATCATTGATTTCATGCCCTGAGAACTGTCATCTAGATTTTCAGATTCTTCTTTAAAGGGGACACTAGACTTTAAAACTTTGATTATGAAGAAAGAACCGTGTTGATGATCTCAAAGTTTATGTACTGTCAGATGTCCCATGAAGATAGCATCCCTGAAGTCTaagtcctggtcagagctgaGATAACTCCCGTCCACACTGTCATCTGTcagtctcagaggctgtgttcagtcccagtctggtgtcgAGTGATGTTCAGTGGGTGGCCCTGCTGCCCGCGGTGACACACCCCATCATCCCAGACTCCCCTCGGCTAATTGGGCCACTTGGCTCCACAGCTAATTGACCTACTTGTCAACAGCAGCTAGTTCCTACAGCCAAAGATGGTCACAGCAAAAAGTAGCAAGTCAAGTATAGGGAGCAGCAGTTAGCACTTCTGCTGTTCCCTAATAGTTTTGGAGATACCTTTATAAATTCTGACACCTTTTGAAAAGAGGCCACATGGCAtcaagtgtttttacatttattatgttttagtttttaacttTCTAAAGCAGATGGAGTTAAACACATCATAACGCTTTGCCTACAAGTTTTTTGCTTGTATTAATAGTTTGGTAGTGACACATTTCATGACctgtgcttgtgtctgtgtgttgcagtgacTCTGGCATATGGCATCTACAAACAGGACCTGCCGGCTCCAGAGGAGAAGCCCAGGATAGTGGTGTTTGTGGACGTGGGCCACTCAGGTTACCAGGTGTCGGTTTGTGCCTTCAATAAAGGAAAGCTCAAGGTGAGTGATGAATAATTTGTGCCCATTCTGAAAGGCAACCCTGAGGGGGAGGAATGTTTTAGGGGAGGTTATGATGCCACAGCATTGTTTGCTTGTTGGTTTTGGTAGTTTGTTATTGTCATGTTGGTAGAGATAGACTGGATGGGAAGCAGTGCAGTCAAGGATGAAGCTGATGAATTGTTTTACATGTTATAGTTTATCAGGAGTGCAGTtgccacgtgtgtgtgtgtgtttgtgggctcACAAAGGCAAAAACCTGTTtgatcagtttgtttgaaaaaagtcATTTGAGATTTTCCTAGACTTTCACCCGTCCTAGATTTGTAGATGTGTGGTGATATACAACTTTTATCCATCCACTTCAAACATctatcctctcctcttcctccaccgtCAGATCCTGGCTACAGCGTTTGATTCCGAGCTTGGCGGGAAGGACTTTGACACCATCCTGGTCAACTATTTCTGTGAGGAGTTTGGGAAGAAGTACAAGCTGGATGTCAGGTCCAAGCCCCGGGCGCTGGTGCGACTCTACCAAGAGTGCGAGAAGCTCAAGAAGCTGATGAGTGCCAACTCCTCCGACCTGCCTCTCAACATTGAGTGTTTCATGAATGACATTGATGTCTCCAGTAAACTTAATAGGTGAGATACAGACTTAAGGTGACAACAACATGTGGACCAGAAAACACtaagtaaaacatttaagatGAACCAGTGAATATAAAGCTTCTTGTCTACTCTATTTATTGATTATGTGGACTAGTGTTAGAATATCAGATTAAAGATTATGTTGATATTATTAGAAAATGAGTCTGAGAGTTACCCAGCATCCACCTGCCTGCCCCACACTGttcctgactgtgtgtgagtctaTTAATAATCTATGACCATGTGTCCCACAGAGGCCAGTTTGAGGAGATGTGTGCAGGGCTGCTGGCCAAAGTCGAGGGTCCCCTGCGCAGCGTCATGGAACAAACCAGTGAGTACATCTGACTTTAATAGCAGCTGGACTCTCCCCTTCAGCATGTGCACACTCATGTCGACAAGGTTCAGGCGCGTCATGTGCTCTCGCTGAGACGGGCCCTCCCTTCGGACACTGGCAGCACGACCTgccttcttccctccctctaaTTATTCTTTGTATTTAGATTTGGAGAAAAATCATTGTGGATGTGATTGTTCAGTAAGCACACTTGTGGCTTAAGCTTAACATTTCAGTATTAACAGTTGGATGAAGCTGTGATTCTGTAATCTTTTCACAAGCCATGTCCATCTCTGTCTTCCTGCACCCAGAGCTGAAAAAGGAGGATATCTATGCAGTGGAGATTGTGGGTGCGGCCTCCAGAATCCCCGCCATTAAAGAACGTATCAGCAAGTTCTTCGGCAAAGAGCTGAGCACCACCCTGAATGCAGACGAGGCTGTGGCCAGAGGCTGCGCTCTGCAGGTGAAGTTCACCTGTCACGACCAGACACTTGGGTCCAGTGGGAGAAATATCCAAATCAAATCACGTTTTCCTTTTGTCATTGGCATTGAAACTCCAGACACAACACTGACGtatgtttctcttcttctcctcagtgtGCCATCTTGTCTCCAGCATTTAAAGTCAGAGAGTTCTCCATCACAGATGTCGTCCCCTACTCCATCTCCCTAAAGTGGaactctgctgcagaggagggacTGAGGTACGATCTCTGTCAGAGCATCAAACACAAGTTCATGCTTCAGTCTCTACTGTTGATGCTGATGTGGCTGTCAACAGACTGTCAGGAAGTAGTTTTTAGGAGTTAATGGATGTGTcttactgtatttaaatgtttagaCAGCATTAGTACATGagttaatgttttctttaatctgtGTAATTTTAATCTGTGTTAATGCTGTAGTTACACATCTGAAACTACTTATGCAGGCATATTGTCAACAACTCTCAATATTAAATCTTCCTGCAACTTGTAGTTAAGACAAGAAGTCTACGTGGGACCGGACCACACCTTGGTGCTGCCActatctttttatctttttagcCGCTCTAAGCTGTACTTGCAGCGTTTTCTGCCaaacctgctgcacacaccCAAAGTCTGTTACTGTGTATTTCAGGTCTTATTATCTGAAGTCTGTGCCAGGTGCATTCATATTTTACTGAATTATtaccttctttttctttacgtgcaagacaaaaaaacagaacagtgacaggagaggaaaacataCAGAACAATCAGTCAAGTCAAGCTAGGTGTTCTAGGAAGAAGTCTATAAAGTTCAGCTGTGAATAAAGAGGGCAAGTTGGTGAATGAAGGCAGATGATGGACGAACTAATCTGTAAAATATCTTCAACTCTTTCTGTTCAATTGTCTTGTCTTGTTCACTTCCttctggtgttttatttttcacagtgaTTGTGAGGTTTTCCCAAAGAACCACGCAGCTCCCTTCTCCAAAGTTTTGACGTTCTTCCGGAAAGAGTCCTTCACCCTAGATGCTTACTACAACAACCCGAAGGAGCTGCCCTGCCCCAACACCTCTATAGGTACTGCAAGTTCAGGGAAGACAAGCGGACAGTAACGAGCGTGGCATAaatccttttgtttgttttgacagaagaaaaagcttgactgacagaaactttctgattttttgtatttattaattaaatctGTAGTTAACAAGATGTTTGACATTATGCTGAAGATGTTGAATCTGTCCTTGTGATTCATTTTAGCGTCTTTTCTAAACCCCTCCACAACAATATAAGAGCATTTTTCACTTATATTCTAAACCGTGactctttcctctgtctctaCAGGCCAGTTCCTGATCCAGAATGTGGTTCCTCAGGCGTCTGGGGAGAGTGCAAAGGTCAAAGTGAAAGTCCGGGTCAACGTTCACGGGATGTTCAGTGTTGCTAGCGCCTCGTTAATAGAGGTCGTGAAAacagtggagggagaggagccaATGGAGACGGACCAgacagtgaaggaggaggaggtgtgtgtgtgtgtgtgtgtgtgtgtgtgtgtgtgtgtgtgtgtgtgtgtgtgtgtgtgtgtgtgtgtgtgtgtgtgtgtgtgtgtgtgtggttttctcTTTGGTTCACCTCACagatcatttacacacacacacagcctcagctTGGCCACACCTTAGTTTTTAATAGTCGTTCATCTCATCACTCTGGAATTTAGATGTTCTGCCCTCACAAGCTTCCGACACCTTCACTGggctgtgtttatttctctctaATGCCTCTTTGTAatttgtctgacattttattttgggttgttAGTCACGATCTGCGATCCAGAACCAACTGTTGGActaatttgcattcattctggCCTTTTTCCCCCAAATAATGCGTCACAGTTGTGGAGCAGGTGGACACTTTTATCAGCACCTGGGCTATTAGTGTTCAAACACAAACCCTCTGCAACAAATAGTGCCTGTGAAGAGCTTGAAAACATGGAGCTGTGGTAGAGCCTCCCCTGAATAGAGGGAAAATAAGACTGAAATCCACAACAGAAATTATctacaaaaacacagtcaacacagtGTTTCAACCTTACAAATACTTGTGCGGTTGTTGTCTGACTGAGGgtgcaaatgttgaaatgttcagaAAATCCAGAGACACAAACTACCATGCGTTGTGTCAACATGATTCACAGTATGTACTATGTCTGTTCTTCTGTTACTATGTGTCAGAACAAAATGCAGGTGGACCAGGAGGATCAGAAACATCAGTCTGGAGACAACGGAGACAAGAAATCAGAGGCCGAGGAGATGGAGGTAACCTTGTGCTGGGCGATACGGTCCAATAAACTCCAgtgtaaacacatacacactacaAAGTGTATGAGAGTTAAAATGGTGGAGAAAACTGCTCCTGTTTGTAGTTCTGCTGTTTCATCTAAAACCTATTTTaccaaaaagacaaagacacattcTTATATCGCCTCTGTGTGCGAGAACCACAGAGTTAAGTATTGTTAAGAAACCAACAGCAATAAAGTGTTCCAAAGGAACCCCATCCGCCGTTGAACAGGCttgtaaagtaaaaactgtTCCATAAAGTAAgagaatacatttaaacagttgTTTGGCAGATCCAACACATGAGATGTGGGAAACATcaaacattattattgtaaCAGTCCAAAACAACGAATACAGAATATTCTCCAGAATCATCTCAGAGGTTCTGCATCGCAAACTCAAGTCAAACCAGCAAACAACAGATGAGCAGACTGACCTGAATGTAACACTAAACACAGCGTCCAACTGTACACCTGTAGAGGTGAACGTTGTCTCAGGTAGAGTTGTTCTCTCAGAGCTGTGAGCAACGTTGCTGCTGCATCACTTCCTGATTGCCCAAACTACGGGGCAGGCTGAGGGTCATGACATGCATCAAAAATGTCTTAATGCTGTTAAAAGAAGTTTGCACCAACATGTTGGTATCGCATTAACTTTGACAGCTCGAAGAAAAAAGCTTTATCGCCCAGCACTAAGGTGACCATTAAGAACACTAACTTGTATAGTAACTCCATGTTTGACACAAGATAATTAACATTCTGCAAAGGTTGttgtgcatttacacacacacacacacacacacacacacacacacacacacacacacacacacacacacaaggattgagtgtatttaaacatttgagggatttgtttttttgtatcactTCTGGATTTGGTCACCTGCTTATTTTATTAAAGgacatgttttgttgagtttgagGGGAATTAGTAGTAATTAGTAACCTCTAAATTCCACCAGATCCATGTTTGGTCCAGCTCCACGTGTCACTGTCAGGTTTGACTTTAGTCTATCTTACACTGCAGCTCCGGCCAGATCTGGAGCAGATACGCAGGACTTCCATTTCTGCCAGATGCTCATAGCAGACACTCTTATGGTGTAAAGGAATCTTTCTGAGAATACAAAGATCTtataatttctgttttcctctttcagaCGATGGAGGACAAcaagcaggagaagaagaccGACCAGCCCCCACAGGCCAAGAAGCCCAAAGTTAAAACGAAGACAGTGGATCTTCCCATCCAGAACAGCCTGCAGTGGCAGCTGTCCCCTGACGTACTGAACACGTTTGTGGAGAATGAGGTAACGCTCTAAAAATCTCCAGGAATGTCTGGCACGCACTCGGGGTATTTGTCTGAGCAGTGTTATCGTTGGACTTACTGCTCCTGGTGTCACTTGCTTTAAATTTAAAACTATAAGAACGTATTGTCAGCCACTTTGCAATGAATGGTTGTATTATAATGGCTGTGCCTCATCTGATGGAAGGTTTTTCTCCTGAGGAAGATGTTTTTCCTCAAGAAGTTAGATATAATCATCTCcgaatgtcttttgttttcctgctttatCGTCTCCGTCCTCACGTGGTTCGATGTCCCGTCTTTGGTCTGTATGTGTCAGTAACGTCTCCACTGTGACTCTTCCAGGGTAAGATGATCATGCAGGATAAGCTCGAGAAGGAGAGGAACGACGCGAAAAACAACGTCGAGGAGTATGTCTATGAGATGAGGGACAAACTGCACGGCGTCCTGGAGAAGTTTGTGAATGAAGCTGTGAGTAGAGATCACACTCGAGGCATGAaggtggaaataaaacatgggTTGTGATTAACTGTGAATTTATTCTCTCTTCTTGTACAACATGCAGGACCGCGACACGTTCTCGTTAAAACTGGAGGACACGGAGAACTGGCTGTATGAAGACGGAGAGGACCAACAGAAACAAGTTTACATTGACAAACTGGCTGAGCTGAAGGTAACCGGGCCTGCAGGGTGACGGGACAGTTGATCATAAAGAGACGGCAGCTTCTCTCTGtacagtgttggtgtttgtcATCAGAGAAAAAGACTGATGTGTTACTCGTCACACCAACGTGGACAGCACTTATTTAAAAATGAGACAAATGGACAGATTTCAAATTCTTTAACGTTAAtgtttgaagacattttgtgaTCAGAATGGTTTCCTCTCTTGTTCTTATAACTAAAGAACGGGTCTAAAAATAGTGTTGTGAGgtttgacagctgttttctgtgtttgaagaTAAGACTGATATTTATAGATCAGTATTTAAAATAGGAGAAAGACAAAATCACTATTATCAGAAGTTGATCTGTTGTCATTAATCGGTGAATCAGCCTCGTCTCTGCATTGTGTCTGCATCGCTCGAAGACGCGCTGACTAAAACCTGATGTTGTTCCTTTAATCAGCAACTCGGTCAGCCGATTCTTGAGCGATACCTGGAATCTGAGGAGAGGCCAAAAGCTTTCGAGGAGCTTGGCAGACAGATCCAGATGTACATGAAGATCACTGAAGCTTACAAGGCAAAGGTAACGTGACACACAGAGAGTTCTGTATATTAGAgtagcagcagtttgtttgtatATCAGCAGTTTTTGAGAACAGCTGATGTGGGTGTAGGTGTAACTAACCTGTGACCTGTGCTTTCCCCCAACAGGATGAGCAGTACAGTCACCTGGACGAGCTGGAGGTGACTCGTGTGGACAAGCAGGTGAACGACGCCATGGTCTGGATGAACAGCAAGATGAACCAGCAGAACAGTCAGGACCTCACTCTGGAGCCAGTGGTCAAGGTTCAAGAGATCCAGGCCAAGATGAAGGTACGCAGAGTTCAGCTAAGACGGATACGACTGTGGAAAT
This sequence is a window from Acanthopagrus latus isolate v.2019 chromosome 13, fAcaLat1.1, whole genome shotgun sequence. Protein-coding genes within it:
- the hspa4a gene encoding heat shock 70 kDa protein 4a isoform X2, giving the protein MPTGSTGIKVMYMEEEKVFSIEQVTGMLLTKLKETAESALKKPVADCVISVPSYFTDAERRSVMDAAQIAGLNCLRLMNETTAVTLAYGIYKQDLPAPEEKPRIVVFVDVGHSGYQVSVCAFNKGKLKILATAFDSELGGKDFDTILVNYFCEEFGKKYKLDVRSKPRALVRLYQECEKLKKLMSANSSDLPLNIECFMNDIDVSSKLNRGQFEEMCAGLLAKVEGPLRSVMEQTKLKKEDIYAVEIVGAASRIPAIKERISKFFGKELSTTLNADEAVARGCALQCAILSPAFKVREFSITDVVPYSISLKWNSAAEEGLSDCEVFPKNHAAPFSKVLTFFRKESFTLDAYYNNPKELPCPNTSIGQFLIQNVVPQASGESAKVKVKVRVNVHGMFSVASASLIEVVKTVEGEEPMETDQTVKEEENKMQVDQEDQKHQSGDNGDKKSEAEEMETMEDNKQEKKTDQPPQAKKPKVKTKTVDLPIQNSLQWQLSPDVLNTFVENEGKMIMQDKLEKERNDAKNNVEEYVYEMRDKLHGVLEKFVNEADRDTFSLKLEDTENWLYEDGEDQQKQVYIDKLAELKQLGQPILERYLESEERPKAFEELGRQIQMYMKITEAYKAKDEQYSHLDELEVTRVDKQVNDAMVWMNSKMNQQNSQDLTLEPVVKVQEIQAKMKELYAACNPVVSKPKPKVEPPKEEKTENGPVNGQEGTENQQSNPDKATPAGKEQGTAENKLPEMDID
- the hspa4a gene encoding heat shock 70 kDa protein 4a isoform X1, with the protein product MSVVGFDLGFQSCYVAVARAGGIETVANEYSDRCTPSFVSFGPRNRSIGAAAKSQVVTNCRNTVQGFKRFHGRAFTDPYIQSAKSNLVYELAQMPTGSTGIKVMYMEEEKVFSIEQVTGMLLTKLKETAESALKKPVADCVISVPSYFTDAERRSVMDAAQIAGLNCLRLMNETTAVTLAYGIYKQDLPAPEEKPRIVVFVDVGHSGYQVSVCAFNKGKLKILATAFDSELGGKDFDTILVNYFCEEFGKKYKLDVRSKPRALVRLYQECEKLKKLMSANSSDLPLNIECFMNDIDVSSKLNRGQFEEMCAGLLAKVEGPLRSVMEQTKLKKEDIYAVEIVGAASRIPAIKERISKFFGKELSTTLNADEAVARGCALQCAILSPAFKVREFSITDVVPYSISLKWNSAAEEGLSDCEVFPKNHAAPFSKVLTFFRKESFTLDAYYNNPKELPCPNTSIGQFLIQNVVPQASGESAKVKVKVRVNVHGMFSVASASLIEVVKTVEGEEPMETDQTVKEEENKMQVDQEDQKHQSGDNGDKKSEAEEMETMEDNKQEKKTDQPPQAKKPKVKTKTVDLPIQNSLQWQLSPDVLNTFVENEGKMIMQDKLEKERNDAKNNVEEYVYEMRDKLHGVLEKFVNEADRDTFSLKLEDTENWLYEDGEDQQKQVYIDKLAELKQLGQPILERYLESEERPKAFEELGRQIQMYMKITEAYKAKDEQYSHLDELEVTRVDKQVNDAMVWMNSKMNQQNSQDLTLEPVVKVQEIQAKMKELYAACNPVVSKPKPKVEPPKEEKTENGPVNGQEGTENQQSNPDKATPAGKEQGTAENKLPEMDID